CCCCAGCTGATGTCGGTGATGTACAACAAGCCATCCAAACCACCGAGGTCCATGAACGCACCGAAGTCGGTGATGTTCTTGATGGTACCTTCCAGTACCTGACCTTTTTCGAGCTTGGCAATGATTTCGGCACGTTGTGCTTCGATATCGCTTTCGATGAGGGCTTTGTGGCTTACTACTGCGTTCTTGATGGTTTCGTTCACCTTCACCACCTTGAATTCCATGGTCTTTCCTACAAACTGATCGTAGTCGGTTACCGGCTTCACATCGATTTGTGAGCCTGGCAGGAAGGTTTCCATGCCAAATACGTCTACAATCAAGCCGCCCTTGGTTTTGCTGGTAACAGTACCTGTAACCACTTCGCCTGTTTTGTGGCTTTCCACAATCTTTTCCCAGGCACGGCTGATGCGGGCCTGACGACGGCTGAGGTTGAGGTGACCGTTGCGGTCTTCTTTTTCTACGACCATAATTTCCACTTCGTCGCCAATTTGAATGGGGGCATCGCGGAATTCGTTCAGGCTGATCAAGCCATCACTCTTGAAGCCGATGTTGATAACGGCATCAGTTTTGGTCATGCCCACTACAATCCCGGTAACCAGTTCACCGTCATTGAAAGTGCGGAAAGTAGCATCGTACACTTTGTCGTACTTCTCTCTTTCGCTGGCATTGTAAGTAGCTACGTTGCGCTTGTCGATGCTCCAGTCGAAGTCATCGTGAGCAGTGGCTACAGTTTCGGCTACGGGAGCCTCCACAGGTACATTTGTTGTCGCAGTAGGCTCGGCTGCAGCTTCTTCAGCGGCGCCAGCGTTCTCCTGTGCATCTGCGTTTAGTTGTTTCAAAAAGAAATTCATGATAAAACCCCGATGGTTTAATATTCGGGGCTGCAAAAGTAGGGCAAAATGCTGATGTGGCAAGGCTTTCAGTCCTTTTTCTGCCATCTTTTTCGGGCCCGGAAAAAGAGGCACCAACGGCGCCTCCTTACCCATTTACATCAAGCTAAAACACTGGTTTTCAGTGCCCATTTATATTTTCTAGCCAATTTTTACGGAGGTCATGGTCAGCGAGCCGCCCAAGGCCTGGTCGTTGAAGAGGGAAATGGCTTCGCCTTTTTGCTGCAGCCCGAGGGTGTACAACAGGGGTAAATAGTGCTCCGGAGAAGGAATGGCCAAGTCAAAAGCACGGCCCTGTTGTTGAAAGTTGACCAGCGTCTGATGGTCGCCCCTGAGGATGGCGGCGTTCATTTTTTCACGGGCTTCCAATGCCCAGTCGTAGCCAAAGCCGGGGGTATCCAGCTTGTTCCAGGCCACCATGCGCAGGTTGTGCACCATGTTGCCACTGCCCACAATCAACACGCCCTTGTTGCGCAACGCTGCCAACTGCCTGCCCAGCTCGTAGTGGTAGGCAGGGCCTTGGGTATAGTCGATGCTCATTTGTATCACCGGCACATCGGCATCGGGGTAGAGGTGTTTGATGACACTCCACGCTCCGTGGTCGAGGCCCCATTGCTCATCCAACCCAACGGGTGTTTGGGTAATGATTTCTTGCGTGATGCGGGCCAGCTCCGGGCTACCGGGAGCCGGGTATTGCACGGCAAACAACGCTTGGGGAAAGCCGCCGAAATCGTGAATGGTGCGGGGCTGCTCCATGGCTGTTACAAAAGTGCCGCGGGTTTCCCAGTGTGCCGAAATGCACAAAATGGCTTGCGGCCTGGGCAATGATTGTCCTGTTTTTCTGAATCCCGCCACAAATTCATTTTCCTCTATGGCATTCATGGGGCTGCCATGGCCCAAAAAAAGCACGGGCATCGTTGCCGTGTTGGTAAACGATTGTGCAATGCGGCGGAGCGACTGTACTTGCATAGCAATGGCGGATAGCGGCAACATGGCTGCCAGTGATTGAATAAAATGTTTGCGGTGCATGGGCTTGCTGCCGATAGTTCAACGACAAAGGTCTGACAGCTACGGTACCCGCTGGTATCAGTTTTCGGAAAAATGATGATACTATCAGGACAAATGCTGCTGCATGTCCTCCCGAAACTCGCCGGGTGTTTGGCCTGTTTTCTTTTTGAAGACGGCGCTGAAATACGCTTTTTCCTTGTAGCCCAAATCAAAACCAATTTCGGCAATGGTTTTACTGCTGTGTATCAGTTGGTTTTTAGCCTCTGTGAGTTTGCGGGTTTCAATCATTTCCGACACACTCATGCTCAGTACCTGCTGGCAAATGATGTTGAGGTTACGGGGCGACATGAATAATTTTTCCGCATAAAAATCTACGCCTTCGGGTTTGTGATAGTGCTGCTCCAGCAAGTCGAGCAGGTTGCGGAAGCTTTGGTTCACCGATTTGTTGGCAATAGCTGCCGCTTCTGGTTGCAACTTTTTTCTTTCCGATTCCACCATGCTAAACAAAGCACTCAGTAAATGACGAATGATGGAGAACTCTGGTTCCGGGACGTGTCATTTCATCGGCCATCATTTGGCATAACTGTAACATGCGTGGAAAGCAAGCGCTGTGCTGCAACGATAGCGTTGCGTGGTGATGATACCAGGCGTACAATTGAAAAGTGGTTTCCGGAATCAGGTCGCTTTGAAAGCGGATGACCCACATGCGGCATAGGCCATTTTGAAGGCCGGGCACCACACGGTGCAGCTTACCCTTGGTTACAAAGCTGGCCAGCGGTGCACTGCATTGAACGGTTTCAAAATCGATGAAGTGTTCCAGTGTGCCATATTCGCCAATGATGAGTTCTTCGTACAAATGTTTGTGCGGCAAATTGTCCGATTGTTGAATGCGCAGTGCCTCCTCAGCATCCAGCTGATAAATCTGAAACAATGGAGGAGTGGCATTGGGCATAGTATACACAAATGTATTGTGATTGGATGGCTGTAGCTGAATTTCCGTTTGGTTTCAATTCCTGCAACGAAGAGAGGGCTCCTCCATTTCAAAACTGATATTGCTTACTTTTCAGCTATCTTCTCTCTAATACCTTTGCAAAAATTTTAGCTATGCGTATCGTCGTTTTGTTAGCGGCCATTTTATCGATGGGCTGCCAAACCAGCACTCAGCAACAAGTGGCACCAACGCCCTTCAACCAGCCGCCCGATTGGGCGCAGGATGCCATTTGGTACCAGGTGTTTGTAGAGCGGTTTAGCAATGGCGATAGCAGCAATGATCCCACTGCCGCCAGCATAGCTATTCCGCCGCTGAATGTGCAGGCGCCTGCCGGTTGGCATGTTACGCCTTGGGGGCAAGATTGGTATCAGAAAGATGATTATGCTACCGATACGACAAGAGATTTCAACAACTGGCTGCAGTTTCGCCGCTACGGTGGCGACCTGCAAGGGCTCATCAACAAACTGGATTACTTGCAAGACCTTGGCATCAATGCTTTGTACATCAACCCGATTAATGATGCGCCTTCTTTGCATAAATACGATGCCAGTTACTACCATCATGTAGATGTACATTTCGGCCCAGACCCTGAAGGTGACCGGGCCATCATGGCTAAAGAAAATCCGAACGACCCTGCCACCTGGCAGTGGACGGCAGCAGATAAAATGTTTTTGCAACTCATTGACGAAGCGCATCAGCGCAACATTCGGGTGGTGCTCGATTATAGCTGGAACCACACGGGTACGCTTTTTTGGGCCTGGCAAGATGTGCTGAAAAATGGCGCCAACAGTGCTTACAAAGACTGGTATAACATTTCGCAATTTGATGACCCTGCCACGCCGGCCAATGAAATGCAGTACGCAGGTTGGCTCAACATTCCCAGCTTGCCTGAGTTAAAAAAAGTAGACATTACTACCGAAAGAAAAATTGGTCATCCCTACGAAGGCAACATCAACAAAGGGGCGAAGGAGCACATTTTTGCCGTAACCAAAAGATGGCTGGCACCCAATGGAGATACCAGCAAAGGCGTAGATGGTTATAGGTTGGATGTGGCCGATCATGTAGGGCTTGGCTTTTGGCGGGAGTGGCGCAAAGTAGTAAGGCAAACAAAAGGTGATGCGTATTTGGTTGGTGAAGTGTGGTGGGAGCAATGGCCCGATCCATTTATGAATCCTGTGCCTTACACCAGCGGCGATGTGTTTGATGCGGTGATGTTTTACCACGCCTACCGGCCGGCAAAATATTTCTTCAGCAAAAGCGATTTTTCGATAGATGCCAAACAGTTGGCGGATAGCTTGCAGTTTGAGTGGAACCGCTTGCGAAAAACCAACCGCTATGCCATGATGAATGTGAGCAGTACGCATGATGCACCACGATTGCTTACTTGCTTTTATAATCCAGGCAAATACAAATTCCGTGCATTACCGAAGGATGATGCGCAATACAAAACCGGCAAGCCCGATGCAGAAACCTATCAGCGGGTGCGGTTGTATTTACTTGCATTTGTTTACATCTGTTGGAGGGCCGCAAATTTGGAATGGCGAAGAAATGGGCATGTGGGGTGGCGATGACCCGGACCCCCGCAAACCCCTGTGGTGGAAGGAGATGAGCTTTGCACCGGAAACCCGCACCAACTATCAACCCGGGCCAAAGAGCTACGATTCTGTAGGTTTCAATCAGCAACATTTTGATTGGTACAAACAACTCATTGCCTTGCGCAACAAGCACAGTGTGCTGCGCCGGGGTGATATTGCTTTTACAGAAACCAACAACAAGCTTGTGGTGTACAAACGCTTCGATGGTAAACAAACCATTTGGGTATTGCTGAATGCCGGCAATACGGAAGTGACTGCACAAATACCTGCTGGTGATTATACCAACTTGTTGACTGGTATAAAGCAGAAAGGAGGCGCAGTTGCGGTACCGCCGTTGCAGGGTGTGGTGTTGCAATAAAAAAAAGCTTGATGTTTTTTGTCGTTGCTACATGCACTAAGCCGATGGGCTACCCGCTGCTTTTCTACAATTGCCGACAGCCCCTGTGTAAAAGCGTTATATGCTGTAAAAAACATGCACCACAAAACTGCGGTGCATGTACATAGTGACTGGGTATAGAACAGTGTTACTAGAACTGATAGGTATAACCGAGCATAAATAAATCGGTGGTCATTTTGTAACTCACACTGCTGCCGGGTATGGCACCGTATGGGTTGCCACTGCTTATCATCATGGGGTTGAGGATGGGGCCGCTTACACTGCCGCCACTGCTGCCGTGGTGATACGTGGCATTGATGCTGCCATGCTTGCCCAACTGCAAGCCCGTGCCAATTTGAAAACCATGTTTGATAATGGCTGGTGCCGGTGCACTAAAGAATGCCAAGTCGCTGTTGATAGGATTGCTGCTGTAGGTATAGCCCAAACGTACAGGTACTTTATCGGTGAGTTTGTATTGCATGCCGGCGCTGATGATGGAAATATTTTTCCAGCCAAAACCTTTTACCGATGCGGTGCTGGTCCAGCCTTTGGCTTCGAAGCCATCTGTTTTTTCATAGTTTACAAAACGATAATCGAGTGCAAAATCGATGGCCTTGTTGCTGTATCCGAAACCAGCAGATAAGATGGCGGGATAATTCATTTTGAAATTGACGGCTTGGTGCAGGAGTGCCATTGAGATACGTGTTGTCAAATTTGAAATCGCCGAAGTATTGTTGTGATTTGTACGATGCACCCAGTTTAATGCCCTTGCCACTGTTGTAGTAAATGCCTACTTGTGCACCGGCACCAAACGCACTGGCTTTATCGCTTTTGGGATAACCCAGTGTTTGGCTGGGCGATGCCAGCGGATTGGGTTCCAGTTGCAATGCGCCCCAGTTAAATGTGGGTTGAAATCCGATGCTCACTTTATCGCTGATTTCATAAGCATACGTCACGCCTACCTGCATCATCATGTAATCACTTTTTATTTGCCCAAAGCCACCCTGGCTTTGTGGCATGTTGATAGGGTTGCTGCTGTTTTGTGGAAACGTAACACCAAAGCCACTTACGCCAAAAGCACTCACGCCCCAATGGTGTTTACTGTCTTTTTTGCCCCACACCATGCTCAGCGCTGGCATGATACTTACGCCGCGGTCATCTTTAGTAGTACCGCTAAATGTGCCTTGCTGTGTAGGCACCGCAGCTGTTACCTGTGGTGCCGAAAAAAACGTACCGGCGTTAATAGAAAACTGTTTGTTTTTAAAAGCTGCAATGCTGGCGCTGTTCCAGTGTATTGCACCGTTGATGTCGATGGGTTGTGCCGTACTGGCGCCGCCCATGCTCATGTTTACTGCACCCATGCCTTGCATAATGTGGCCCGCCTGGGCAAATGCTCCTCCTGCCAGCACTATCAGTGCCAGACTCAATGATGATTTTTTCATATGAATGGGATTGTTGGGTAGGTGCCCGACGGTATCAGTACCGTTTGTATGACAAGCATTGGTTTGGGCTTTTACCCATAATGATGACTAAAAGGTTTTGGTTACGGGTGTAAAGGTGTACGCAACCTTTGTAGCCCGAAATGATAGCCGACATACGCCACGGTGATGAGAGTCACGCAGCATAGCAGGAATGATAAGTAGCATCAGCAACAATGCAAGCCCGGGCTTCGGTCACCCGCTGTCCGCTGCTGAAGTGCAGGCTGGTGGCCTGCTTACGAAATATCTAACTGATATTTATGCAGCAGGCCCGGCAAACCGTTTATTGAAAACTTCGCTTTCTTCATGCGGTTGGCTGCAGGGTCAATGGCGTAATGAATGGCCGTGCGAAAATCGGCCTGCTCCAGGTTGGTATTGTCGAATATGGCGCCGGCCAAATCGCAATCGGTAAAGCTGGCCTTGCTCAGGTCGGCATTGCTGAAATCTACTTCGTGCATGTGGCATTGCACAAACCTTGCCTGCTTCAGTTTCATGTTGGCAAAAGCTGCCAGTTGCAACTGGCAGCCTTCTGGTTGTATCTCAAATAAAAACGGATTGCAGCCATCAAATTGTAAGCCTACCAGCTTGCAGCGAATGAACCGTACTTCGCGGAATGCTGTGCCTTCGATGTTGGCCATGCTCAAATCGCAATCGGTAAAGCTGCAATCGCTGAATTGCTTGCCCTGCAATTGATAGCCCGAAAAAGCAAAACCTGAAAAGCTGCATTGCTCATACTCCCGCAGCATTTGGCTGGCATCGAGATTGTCAGGGGTAAAGTGTTCGTCGTAGGCGTAATCGGCGGACATGTGCTATTTATTAAAAATGATGGCGATTGGCTTTCCGGTAAATGTAAAAGGTAGTTCAAACCAGCCCGTTGTAGCAGCATTTGTGGGAAAGTATATTGTTTCTCCTTTTACAGTGCATTTCGCCTGCAACAATGCAAAAGGCAGGTTAGTGTTTGTCGGAAAACGCAGCCGGAGTTTTCTGCTGTGATCTACAGGCCAGTTTGTGGCTTTCAGTTCTACACGAATACTGTTGTTGCTGTAATGGTAAGTCCATTGTATAAGCTTGGTGGGCTTGCTTATTATGCAATGCTGAGGGGTCCTTACCGTCATCATCATAAATGTAACCACTGTTGTTTGTAGTGCCGGGATATACCGTCAAATCAAGTTGTGTTTTGGGGTTGTAATCCATTAAGCTTTGAGCAGCGTCACTTCCTTTCCACATCGGTATTACACTGCTGGCTTTTACAAACAAAGGCATTTGCTGCAGTGCTTGCTGCAGCTTCAATCCATTGCTTGCCTGCCTTTATTTCGTTTGTATAAAAATTATACCAATTGCCTTCAGGTAAATACACCGGCTGTGTGGTTTTGTTTTTTTCTGTAACCGGTGCTACCAAAAAAGATGAACCAAACATATACTGCTGTGTGGCTTGCATCAATACAGTGTCGTTGTGGTTGCTGAAAAACATGGGCCGGATAAAAGGCTTGCCTTTGGTGCTGGCTTCCCATGCCAGTGTGTACAGGTAAGGATGGAGCTGATACCGCAACCGGATATAATTTCTGGCAATGGATTTATAAGGTTCATCTTTAAAAGTTGGCTCACTCGGCAAATCGTTTACGCCAGCTTCCAAATCGCCGAAGGCAGTGCCGTGTGGCCGAAAGATGGGAGAGAAGGCGGCCATCTGCACCCAACGCACATACAATTCCCGATCATTTTCGGGTGTGTTGCTAAACCCTCCTGCATCGCTGTGGATGTACGGAATGCCGCTCAGGCTCATGCTTTGCAGATTGGGCAGTTGTGCCTGAAACCCGCCCCAGCTGCGGCTTACATCGCCCGTCCAAGGGAAAATGCTGTAGCGCTGGCTGCCCGCATATCCTGCTCTGTTCAGGAAAAACAAGCGTTGTTCTGGATACTGTTTGCGCCAGTTTTCGTACAGCATTTTGCTCCACATGTGGCCATAGATATTATGCACTTCATTGGCACTCACTTTTCTGTTGATGCCGAAAGATTGCAGGTTGTGGTACAAATCTTCCGGATGATTTTCGGGTTCACCCAAATCGCCCCACCAACCGGCTACGCCTTTGTCGGTTTGTTGTTTGTAAAACTGCCAAAACCACTGCCTTGCCGTCGGTGTAAACAAGTCGAGCAGGCCGCCATAACCAAAGTAAAATTTGGTGAGCATGTATGGTTCACCGCTTTTGGTAGTGGCTAAGTGGGGTTGACTATTGGCAAATTGCTTCGTGCCTTTCAGAAAGAAAGGTTCTGTAACCAATATCGGATTGATGTTTTGTCGGCGTAATGATTGCAGCAAACTATCGGGTGTAGGCCATTTGCTACGGTTCATCCAGTCCAGATTGCCGAGTGTGCCTTTGATGCTGTCGCCAAACCAAAAAATATCAATCACCAATGCATCCATGGGGAAGTTGTCGGCTTTCATTTTGGCCACTACATCTTGTACCTGCTGCTGGCTGCGGTAGCCAAAGCGGCTTACAAAATTGCCCAGTGCCCAACGTGGCGGCAGCGGCTGTTTGCCAGTCAATTGTGCGTATCGTTCCAGCAACTGCTCTGCTGTGTTGCCGGGAATGATGAGCATGTTGAGGTTGCCGCTTTCAAACGCTACTTCCAAAACGCCAGGCGTTGTTTTGCCAAAATCCATGTACCCTTTGGCGGGGTTATTAAAAAGTAACGCATAGCCATTTAAGCTGAGAATAAAGGGCACGGAATAATTCAGCTCATCGGCGTTGAGTTCATAGCCATAATGGGCGTTGTTGTATAATGGAATGCGCTGCCCACGTCGGTTCATGGGTAGCGTTCTTTCGCCGCCGCCGTACCACTGCATGCTATCGGGCATGGCTATGCGAAAGCCACGGATATGGCCACTATCGAAGGCAGCAAGAATATCAATTTTCAGGTTGCCCATTTGCAGCTGCAGGCTTCCTGCATGATTGCTGATTAGGGCACTTTTATTATTACTCAAGGCCAGCGATTGTTGTTGCTGCTGCAGTGCTTTCGGCTTTGCAATGGGCAATGCTACAATGGCGTCGCCCATTTTTTCTTGTTGTAGCATGGCGGCATGATTCCATTCTAACAGCACTGCCTGCTGTGGGTATGCCGTTGCTTTCCATTGGCCAATGGGTAATTGTGCTGATGCTTGTAAGCATACGCAAATGCTGAGTAGGTACAACGCCTGTTTCATAAGCTACAAATCGGTATGAAATGAGCAGCAACTTACGTCAGCCGAATGGATTCACCAATGCTGTAAGTCAGTTGGGGCGGAAATAAAATTCTTG
The Phnomibacter ginsenosidimutans genome window above contains:
- a CDS encoding outer membrane protein transport protein; its protein translation is MKKSSLSLALIVLAGGAFAQAGHIMQGMGAVNMSMGGASTAQPIDINGAIHWNSASIAAFKNKQFSINAGTFFSAPQVTAAVPTQQGTFSGTTKDDRGVSIMPALSMVWGKKDSKHHWGVSAFGVSGFGVTFPQNSSNPINMPQSQGGFGQIKSDYMMMQVGVTYAYEISDKVSIGFQPTFNWGALQLEPNPLASPSQTLGYPKSDKASAFGAGAQVGIYYNSGKGIKLGASYKSQQYFGDFKFDNTYLNGTPAPSRQFQNELSRHLICWFRIQQQGHRFCTRLSFCKL
- a CDS encoding pentapeptide repeat-containing protein codes for the protein MSADYAYDEHFTPDNLDASQMLREYEQCSFSGFAFSGYQLQGKQFSDCSFTDCDLSMANIEGTAFREVRFIRCKLVGLQFDGCNPFLFEIQPEGCQLQLAAFANMKLKQARFVQCHMHEVDFSNADLSKASFTDCDLAGAIFDNTNLEQADFRTAIHYAIDPAANRMKKAKFSINGLPGLLHKYQLDIS
- a CDS encoding alpha-amylase family glycosyl hydrolase codes for the protein MRIVVLLAAILSMGCQTSTQQQVAPTPFNQPPDWAQDAIWYQVFVERFSNGDSSNDPTAASIAIPPLNVQAPAGWHVTPWGQDWYQKDDYATDTTRDFNNWLQFRRYGGDLQGLINKLDYLQDLGINALYINPINDAPSLHKYDASYYHHVDVHFGPDPEGDRAIMAKENPNDPATWQWTAADKMFLQLIDEAHQRNIRVVLDYSWNHTGTLFWAWQDVLKNGANSAYKDWYNISQFDDPATPANEMQYAGWLNIPSLPELKKVDITTERKIGHPYEGNINKGAKEHIFAVTKRWLAPNGDTSKGVDGYRLDVADHVGLGFWREWRKVVRQTKGDAYLVGEVWWEQWPDPFMNPVPYTSGDVFDAVMFYHAYRPAKYFFSKSDFSIDAKQLADSLQFEWNRLRKTNRYAMMNVSSTHDAPRLLTCFYNPGKYKFRALPKDDAQYKTGKPDAETYQRVRLYLLAFVYICWRAANLEWRRNGHVGWR
- the ygiD gene encoding 4,5-DOPA dioxygenase extradiol, which codes for MHRKHFIQSLAAMLPLSAIAMQVQSLRRIAQSFTNTATMPVLFLGHGSPMNAIEENEFVAGFRKTGQSLPRPQAILCISAHWETRGTFVTAMEQPRTIHDFGGFPQALFAVQYPAPGSPELARITQEIITQTPVGLDEQWGLDHGAWSVIKHLYPDADVPVIQMSIDYTQGPAYHYELGRQLAALRNKGVLIVGSGNMVHNLRMVAWNKLDTPGFGYDWALEAREKMNAAILRGDHQTLVNFQQQGRAFDLAIPSPEHYLPLLYTLGLQQKGEAISLFNDQALGGSLTMTSVKIG
- a CDS encoding DUF3459 domain-containing protein, with amino-acid sequence MGMWGGDDPDPRKPLWWKEMSFAPETRTNYQPGPKSYDSVGFNQQHFDWYKQLIALRNKHSVLRRGDIAFTETNNKLVVYKRFDGKQTIWVLLNAGNTEVTAQIPAGDYTNLLTGIKQKGGAVAVPPLQGVVLQ
- a CDS encoding TIM-barrel domain-containing protein, which translates into the protein MKQALYLLSICVCLQASAQLPIGQWKATAYPQQAVLLEWNHAAMLQQEKMGDAIVALPIAKPKALQQQQQSLALSNNKSALISNHAGSLQLQMGNLKIDILAAFDSGHIRGFRIAMPDSMQWYGGGERTLPMNRRGQRIPLYNNAHYGYELNADELNYSVPFILSLNGYALLFNNPAKGYMDFGKTTPGVLEVAFESGNLNMLIIPGNTAEQLLERYAQLTGKQPLPPRWALGNFVSRFGYRSQQQVQDVVAKMKADNFPMDALVIDIFWFGDSIKGTLGNLDWMNRSKWPTPDSLLQSLRRQNINPILVTEPFFLKGTKQFANSQPHLATTKSGEPYMLTKFYFGYGGLLDLFTPTARQWFWQFYKQQTDKGVAGWWGDLGEPENHPEDLYHNLQSFGINRKVSANEVHNIYGHMWSKMLYENWRKQYPEQRLFFLNRAGYAGSQRYSIFPWTGDVSRSWGGFQAQLPNLQSMSLSGIPYIHSDAGGFSNTPENDRELYVRWVQMAAFSPIFRPHGTAFGDLEAGVNDLPSEPTFKDEPYKSIARNYIRLRYQLHPYLYTLAWEASTKGKPFIRPMFFSNHNDTVLMQATQQYMFGSSFLVAPVTEKNKTTQPVYLPEGNWYNFYTNEIKAGKQWIEAAASTAANAFVCKSQQCNTDVERK
- a CDS encoding outer membrane protein transport protein yields the protein MNYPAILSAGFGYSNKAIDFALDYRFVNYEKTDGFEAKGWTSTASVKGFGWKNISIISAGMQYKLTDKVPVRLGYTYSSNPINSDLAFFSAPAPAIIKHGFQIGTGLQLGKHGSINATYHHGSSGGSVSGPILNPMMISSGNPYGAIPGSSVSYKMTTDLFMLGYTYQF
- a CDS encoding helix-turn-helix domain-containing protein, whose amino-acid sequence is MVESERKKLQPEAAAIANKSVNQSFRNLLDLLEQHYHKPEGVDFYAEKLFMSPRNLNIICQQVLSMSVSEMIETRKLTEAKNQLIHSSKTIAEIGFDLGYKEKAYFSAVFKKKTGQTPGEFREDMQQHLS